The following nucleotide sequence is from Acidobacteriota bacterium.
AACCACATTCTTCATTCAAAAATAGAGGTACTTGCGCCAGGCTTCGTCAGTGCTGCCCAGGTAGCGGATAATCTGGCGATTGACGTGCAGGTTGAACGACTGTGGTTTTTTCAGAAGCTTCATTGAGGCTTCCTCCGGTGTGCGGCTTCCCTTGCGATTATTGCACCTTCGGCAGCAGGCGACGAGATTATCCCAGGTGCTGCCGCCGCCTCGGGAACGAGGCACTACGTGATCGAGGGTCAATTCAATGGGCGGGAAGATATGGCCACAATACTGGCAGCGGTTGTGGTCGCGGAGCAAAATATTGCGGCGGGACAGGCTTTTTCGCTCAAATGGAATGTGAATGTATTCCAGCAGACGGATCACCGATGGCGCCTTCACCGCAGCCGTCGGCGAGTGCAGGTACTGTTCAGCGTGTTCCTCAACTCGAGCTACTCCTTTGAGAATTAAGACCACGGCTCTTCGAACCGTGCAAATATTAATCGGCTCGAAAGATGCGTTCAGAACCAGGACACGAGTGTTCATGCCACCTCCGTTCAAGAGTGTTGTTCTTTTGACACCTGATCAGAACTGAATCATTCAAGTGATGAATCGTCTTATGGTCTGAAAAATCAGCCGGCACTCAATTCTTCATTCTTCCTTCTTCATTCTTTATTCAGGTTTCGGTTGAGACGGGGCCTGTGCGTTGGGCTTCTAATTGGTGTATTACCTGTTGCAATTCTTCAGGGAGTGCGACGGCTTTTCCGGTGGTGATGTCAATCCAGACCACGGCGGTGGTGCCGTCGGCAACGACCTCAAACTGTTTGCCGACCTGTTGCAAGACCACATATTCAAGCACAAAGCTGCGCGTACGGATGTCAGATGTTCGAACACCTACCTGCAAGGTCGCCGGGAACCGAACCTGACGGCGGAAATTGCAGGTCGCGCTGGCCACAACCGGTCCAAACTCGTGGTTTCGGCAATGACGGTCAAGGTCAATTTTGATGAAATACTGCATCCGTGCGGTTTCCAGATAAGTGAAGTAGGTAGCATGGTTGATATGGCCAAAGGCGTCCATATCTCCCCAGCGAACAGGTGTTGTTTCCCAGGTGCTGTAAAAATGTGAGTCAGTCACGTCAGGCACGGATTCCTTTCTTTCAAGAGAGTGGAGACTATAGGGTTCAGGGTTCAGGGTTCAGGGTTCAGGGTTCAGGGTTCAGGGTTCAGGGTTCAGGGTTCAGGGTTCAGGGTTCAGGGTTCAGGGTTCAGGGTTCAGGGTTCAGGGTTCAGGGTTTACCACGGCTACCTGACAACGATCCTTCGGGCTTGAAAACTCTACTTGTCACCGCATGCTTTATAATTTCAAAATTGCCTTTTTTCTTTGAAAACCCTGAACCCTGAACCCTGAACCCTGTTTTTTTCATTCTTCATTCATTTGTGTTGCACTGATCGGCAATGAGCGATTTGTCAAATGGGACCGGCAACAGGGCACTCATTTGAAAATACAGGCGATCACCATTCAGGTTAGCCAGAATCACCGGGATGTCACCACAAAACTCCCACAGGTGCTGGCGACAGGTGCCGCACGGAGGCGTTAAGCGGTTGGTATCGGCGACAATGGCAATACAGGTATATTCACTTTCGCCTTCGGAAATGGCTTTCAACAACGCAACCCGTTCGGCGCAAGTGGAGGTGAACGTTACCGTCTCGATGTTACATCCGGTATAAATCTTCCCAGATTGTCCCAGCAAAGCTGAACCAACCTTAAAACAGGAATGATCGGCCCGGGCAAAAGTGCGTGCCAGTTTGGCGGCTTCAATCAAGTCGGCGTACCGTTCGTCGGTTTGTTGCAAAGTAGTCACTGAGTTTCAATTCTCCAGTCGGTGCTTGGTTCTTGGTTCTTGGTTCTTAGGACCTGGTGGGCACGGCAATCCAAACCATTTTAACGCGCTTACACCATCATCTTGTCACCTTGTCATCTTGTCACCTTGTCAGATGTCACCCTGTCACCCTGTCATTCTGCGGCTGGTTCCAAAACCACATCCCGTGGGCGGCGTTGCGGGTCAAGCCGGGTGCTGATTTTAGAGCGGACAAGGTGAGCGGCCTCATACGATTTCACCTTTACTTCTTTGGGTGGCGCCGTAAAGACCTGTGGCTCGTGAAAGTAAACCCGGAGCTTGCCCGGTCGAGGCAATGTCCGGTTGATCGGCCAGACTTCGTGGGCACCGCTGAGCGTTACCGGGACAACCGGCACCTTCATTCGAATCGCCAGCCGAAACGCGCCGGATTTGAATTCGTCAATGGTGCCTGAAACGCAGCGTCCCCCTTCGGGAAAGATCATGAGGGCTTCACCGGCGGCAAGGAGTTGCTGCGCCCGCCGAAAAGCTGATTTATCAACCGGCGTGTCCTGGTCCACTGGAAAACAGTTAAAAAACCAGAGCATCGGGCGCAGATACGGGTACCGAAAGACCTCGCTCCAGGTCATGTAGTGGAGCACTCGCGGCACGCCGCATCCAATCCAGAAGGGATCCAGGTAGGCCACGTGATTTGGCGTCAAAATCACCGGTCCTGTTTTGGGGATATTTTCAATGCCATAAAATTCAATTTGGAAAAACGGGTGAAACATCGCCCGGAAAGCAGGTCGGAGACAATGCTGGATGAGAAGCGAGCGGACTCTCACGATGGCGAATTCTCCTGCGGTTTTCAAAATTGAGTTGGAATTGAACGCGGCGATGAAAGAAACGAGGCGGAATTGTAGCGAAATGTTGCCAGGGCAACAACTCCCCCTTGCTCCAATCAAGGTTGACCGCCTCCTGGAGAAAAAAACTTGTTCTCTCAATGAAGATGAACCACCATAGTGGCTTCAAATGACCCAGGATTCATTTCAGCTTTTGCGGAACAGGCAAGATATGATCACCAAAATTGAACTTAATGGATTTAAAACCTTTTCCAACTTCCAGATGGAGTTTACTCCGCTGACAGTTATCGCCGGAACGAATGCGTCTGGGAAAAGTAATCTGTTTGATGCGTTTCAACTCTTGTCACGCCTGGCAGAATTCGACCTGAAAACTGCCTTCAGCAATCAGCGGGGTGAAGCAATCGAACTCTTTACCCAATACAGTGACGGCACGTATGCCAATGAAATCACGCTCACCGTTGAAATGCTGGTAGACAAAGAGGTTCGGGATAACTGGGGTGGTGCAGCAACACTCAAGTTTACCCGACTCCGATATAAATTGATTCTCCAGCGGGTAGAGAATGAAAAAGGGTTGGAAAATTTGCTTGTCAAATATGAGCACTTAGAACCAATCAAACGCGCCAGTGATGAATGGGTAAAAAGGTATCTTCCAGCAGATACAACGCATAACTGGCAACCCATTGTGAAAGCAGGAAGATCCAAGCCATTCATTTATACCCAAGACGAAAATGGCATTCCCACGATCAAGCTTCCGCAGGATGGAAGGCGCGGTGGAAAAGAAACTCCAGCGAATGCGGTTGCTCAGACAGTGCTCAGCGGTATCAATTCGGTAGACTTTCCCCATGCATTTGCAGTGAAAGAAGAAATGCGAAGCTGGCGTTTTCTCCAACTTAGCCCGGAAGCGTTGCGCAAACCAAGCCCGTATCTGGCCAGGGATGTGATTACACCAGAGGGTGCGAATCTGGCGGCAGCCCTTCACCGGATCAAAACTCAGGACCCAGGGTCGCTTCAATTTATTTCGCGAAAATTATCAAATCTCCTTCCTCACTTCATTACAGTGGATGTTTATGATGATAAACCTGGTCAACAATATATTCTGACCATGCGCAGTGAGGATGGCCGAGAGTTCACCTCGCGGGTCCTTTCCGAAGGAACACTCCGCCTGCTGACGCTGTGTATTCTGGAATATGACGACCTGTTTCGCGGAGTGATTTGTTTTGAAGAACCTGAGAATGGAATCCACCCCTATCGAATGAAAGCGATGGTCAATCTCCTCAAAGATTTGACCACTGATTTCCAGGAACCAGACCTGCCATTGCGACAAATTATTGCGAACACGCATTCTCCAATCATTTTTGATGAAGTCTTTAAACTTGAGAGTCCTTTTGCTTCCTGCTGGTTTTCGCAACTTGTCACCCGCATAGATGAGATTGGTGGGAGAAGACAAAAATTGAATATCACCTATGTTTTGCCTGTGGCCAAAGTACACCAACCGAATTTGTTTCACTCACCGGCTGAAGAAAAACTGTCATTGAGCCAGGCCATTGACTATCTCAAATCCGCGAATTTTGAAAAAACACTTCATCACCTTGGTGCCATATGAGTCCACTGATCAAGATTGGTATTTTTGCCGAAGGGCCAACCGACAACCGGTTTCTCCCGCCAGTTGTCAAACGCACCTTTGAGGAAGTGGCCTGGACGTGCCGCCAGCAAATTGACATTCTCGAACCCGAGGTGATTGATGATCTTCACGTTCCTCACACTTTCGCTGAAAAAGTCCTTGCGGCTGCCCGTCAGGCTCAGCAACGTGGAGTAACTGTTTTGTGCGTCCACACGGATGCTGATGC
It contains:
- a CDS encoding HNH endonuclease; translated protein: MNTRVLVLNASFEPINICTVRRAVVLILKGVARVEEHAEQYLHSPTAAVKAPSVIRLLEYIHIPFERKSLSRRNILLRDHNRCQYCGHIFPPIELTLDHVVPRSRGGGSTWDNLVACCRRCNNRKGSRTPEEASMKLLKKPQSFNLHVNRQIIRYLGSTDEAWRKYLYF
- a CDS encoding acyl-CoA thioesterase produces the protein MTDSHFYSTWETTPVRWGDMDAFGHINHATYFTYLETARMQYFIKIDLDRHCRNHEFGPVVASATCNFRRQVRFPATLQVGVRTSDIRTRSFVLEYVVLQQVGKQFEVVADGTTAVVWIDITTGKAVALPEELQQVIHQLEAQRTGPVSTET
- a CDS encoding cytidine deaminase; this translates as MTTLQQTDERYADLIEAAKLARTFARADHSCFKVGSALLGQSGKIYTGCNIETVTFTSTCAERVALLKAISEGESEYTCIAIVADTNRLTPPCGTCRQHLWEFCGDIPVILANLNGDRLYFQMSALLPVPFDKSLIADQCNTNE
- a CDS encoding 1-acyl-sn-glycerol-3-phosphate acyltransferase, translating into MRVRSLLIQHCLRPAFRAMFHPFFQIEFYGIENIPKTGPVILTPNHVAYLDPFWIGCGVPRVLHYMTWSEVFRYPYLRPMLWFFNCFPVDQDTPVDKSAFRRAQQLLAAGEALMIFPEGGRCVSGTIDEFKSGAFRLAIRMKVPVVPVTLSGAHEVWPINRTLPRPGKLRVYFHEPQVFTAPPKEVKVKSYEAAHLVRSKISTRLDPQRRPRDVVLEPAAE
- a CDS encoding AAA family ATPase, which codes for MITKIELNGFKTFSNFQMEFTPLTVIAGTNASGKSNLFDAFQLLSRLAEFDLKTAFSNQRGEAIELFTQYSDGTYANEITLTVEMLVDKEVRDNWGGAATLKFTRLRYKLILQRVENEKGLENLLVKYEHLEPIKRASDEWVKRYLPADTTHNWQPIVKAGRSKPFIYTQDENGIPTIKLPQDGRRGGKETPANAVAQTVLSGINSVDFPHAFAVKEEMRSWRFLQLSPEALRKPSPYLARDVITPEGANLAAALHRIKTQDPGSLQFISRKLSNLLPHFITVDVYDDKPGQQYILTMRSEDGREFTSRVLSEGTLRLLTLCILEYDDLFRGVICFEEPENGIHPYRMKAMVNLLKDLTTDFQEPDLPLRQIIANTHSPIIFDEVFKLESPFASCWFSQLVTRIDEIGGRRQKLNITYVLPVAKVHQPNLFHSPAEEKLSLSQAIDYLKSANFEKTLHHLGAI